One genomic segment of Panicum virgatum strain AP13 chromosome 2N, P.virgatum_v5, whole genome shotgun sequence includes these proteins:
- the LOC120661942 gene encoding uncharacterized protein LOC120661942 produces MGRGRNRKPRNFATFRLCPRPGAADASDRVFVRVDDNPYSVPGFTDDGGGPSSSSAVGGDDEPSSSSAEDGGDALPDHVRREILELGLPDDGYDYLAHLRELRPSLSSTGGGGSSAVFLPSRRRRPARSGLPVDVKAYDLSRPPLGSGEVAVATRRVEEAIDPDVAKLLDGSDLPGVESVDEDLEEDFVILANQSDEEQQIEEEEKNISGGKEKAQHPHHEQFDSLALEESAGGEDAVKNCATTVSRSYLSIHPGKILVPENAKKKLPKFSTGETSMKKAIIKKGIENLLVEHLPQRKTWSDETLNQGPYKEPKEEAKES; encoded by the exons atGGGCCGAGGCCGCAACCGTAAGCCCCGCAACTTCGCCACGTTCCGCCTCTGCCcgcgccccggcgccgccgacgcctccgACCGCGTCTTCGTCCGCGTCGACGACAACCCCTACTCCGTCCCCGGCTTtaccgacgacggcggcggcccctcgtcctcctccgccgttGGAGGTGACGATGagccctcgtcctcctcggccgAAGACGGCGGGGATGCCCTCCCCGACCACGTCCGCCGCGAGATCCTGGAGCTCGGGCTCCCCGACGACGGGTACGACTACCTCGCccacctccgcgagctccgcccctccctctcctccaccggcggcggaggctccTCCGCCGTGTTcctccccagccgccgccgccgccccgcgcgctccGGCCTCCCCGTGGACGTCAAG GCGTACGACTTGAGTCGTCCTCCGCTTGGTTCCGGGGAGGTTGCGGTGGCGACGAGACGGGTCGAGGAAGCTATCGACCCTGATGTCGCGAAGCTGCTTGACGGGAGCGATTTGCCGGGCGTTGAGTCCGTTGACGAGGATTTGGAGGAGGATTTTGTTATCCTTGCAAATCAGTCAGATGAGGAGCAGCAGAttgaggaggaagagaagaacATTAGTGggggcaaggagaaggcccagCATCCGCACCATGAGCAGTTTGATTCG CTTGCTTTGGAAGAATCTGCTGGCGGTGAAGATGCTGTTAAGAATTGTGCAACTACTGTTTCCAGATCATATCTCAGTATTCACCCTGGGAAAATTCTAGTTCCAGAAAATGCTAAAAAGAAACTTCCGAAATTTTCTACTGGAGAGACAAGTATGAAAAAGGCCATCATCAAAAAAGGAATTGAGAACCTTCTTGTAGAGCACTTACCTCAAAGGAAAACTTGGAGTGATGAAACTTTAAATCAGGGACCCTACAAGGAACCAAAAGAGGAAGCGAAAGAAAGCTAG